The following are encoded in a window of Saccharothrix longispora genomic DNA:
- a CDS encoding bifunctional DNA primase/polymerase — protein sequence MSSATPARSPDTPAHVPPRLMRAALNAAHHGHHVIPLWPRSKIAKDKGWESLATCDPERIRDTWSALPFNVGIACRPSGLYVLDLDDAHGHTAPPQWAGARHGRDVLARLAAEAGQPYPNRTYAVRTPSGGSHLYFQAPAEPELRNTIGRLGWRIDSRGAGGYIVAAGSVSSRGIYRPINRSPITALPQWLIPLLLPPKPPTPSRSPSKAPHHPHAYLNAIVTGEADKVRRAAPGQRHDTLLRAANKLGQWVGGGELDEHEARTILHAAAARHDGVDGWSVREAETTINDGLTWGMLRPRKLNASDTPRTMHDSAHALTHTARHQEDIRDRGEPNENAGTDL from the coding sequence TTGAGCAGCGCGACCCCAGCCCGTTCTCCCGACACCCCCGCACACGTCCCGCCGCGTTTGATGCGCGCCGCGCTCAACGCTGCCCATCACGGCCACCACGTCATCCCGCTGTGGCCACGCAGCAAGATCGCCAAGGACAAGGGATGGGAGTCCCTCGCCACCTGCGACCCCGAACGGATACGGGACACCTGGAGCGCGCTGCCGTTCAACGTCGGCATCGCCTGCCGCCCCAGCGGCCTATATGTCCTCGATCTGGATGACGCCCACGGCCACACGGCACCACCGCAGTGGGCCGGAGCCCGGCACGGCCGCGACGTCCTCGCGCGACTGGCAGCCGAAGCCGGACAGCCCTACCCCAACCGGACCTATGCCGTCCGGACCCCCTCCGGCGGATCGCACCTGTACTTCCAGGCGCCCGCCGAACCGGAACTGCGCAACACCATCGGCCGTCTCGGCTGGCGAATCGACTCCCGCGGCGCCGGCGGCTACATCGTCGCCGCCGGATCGGTAAGCAGTCGCGGCATCTACCGGCCGATCAACCGCTCGCCGATCACCGCACTGCCCCAGTGGCTGATCCCGCTACTGCTACCGCCCAAGCCACCGACACCATCACGGTCACCCAGCAAGGCACCGCATCATCCCCACGCCTACCTCAACGCCATCGTCACCGGCGAAGCCGACAAGGTGCGCCGAGCCGCTCCCGGGCAACGACACGACACCCTGCTGCGTGCCGCGAACAAACTCGGCCAGTGGGTAGGCGGCGGCGAACTCGACGAGCACGAAGCCCGCACCATCCTGCACGCCGCCGCAGCCCGACACGACGGAGTCGACGGCTGGAGCGTCCGTGAAGCCGAAACGACCATCAACGACGGGCTCACCTGGGGCATGCTCCGACCACGCAAGCTCAACGCCTCTGATACACCTCGAACGATGCATGACAGTGCGCATGCCCTGACACACACCGCCAGACATCAGGAGGATATTCGAGACCGTGGTGAACCGAATGAAAACGCGGGCACTGACCTGTAA
- a CDS encoding ATP-binding protein gives MHRTIVVVDVEGFGDARRTLPHQVATRAGLYRVVADALGAAGVPWEDCYHEDRGDGVVVLVPPEYAKAPLVEVLPEVLARELRAHNDTSPAAQRTRLRVAVHAGEVVFDRHGVTSTAVTTAFRLLDAPQVKQALADSPGLIALVVSRWLFDEVVRHSAVLDPATFRPVRVRVKEVRDTAWTALPDSPYPADPAVLDQPSDPVTAGDTGGAIPRQLPGAPALFVGREEYLADLDRALTPLGDDPATATAVVISAIGGAGGIGKTWLALHWAHRHSHRFPDGQMFIDLRGFSPDDQPLHSSVAVRGFLDALGVDPSRLPTDLDAQAALYRSLVAGKRMLIVLDNAATADQVAPLLPGTPTCTVLVTGRRKLASLIDRHGARHVQMGLLSQQEARALLTERLGGERLDTEPGATDELIELCGCHPLALAIMVRHASTLPKVPLAEFGAELRDLGLDMLDDDDPSASLPAVLSWSLRHLTEQQQMVFALLGTAPGPDIDLPAAASLTGLPEARTRKALRVLEDCSLLDRHPHGRYRMHDLVRAYATTTAHDRLPEQERQAALERVVDFYLHTAHAADQLLDPNRPQIAFGPPAPGTSPQPLPDLPSALAWLDAHHSHLLAAQHTAATCHRHQAVWHLAWTLTNFHQRRGHRHDELTVWLAAVDVTAHLADPLTRALVHRFVGRAYAVVGRHEQAIGHLDQALSLARRHHEPTQQAHTHFTLARTWGQQGDYRRALEHAEDALTLVRTHGTPLGEADALNQMGWYAACLGHYDTAREHCQAALTLHRRHYNPVGEAATQDSLGYIAHHTGRHREAIHHYRQALTLRRTLGNTTQTTDTLDNLGHPHAALGQHQQARSAWQEALTLYRKQGRDTDARRVQQQLDDLDAATNHHHGATTDPPPPATPTGNNHR, from the coding sequence GTGCACCGCACGATCGTGGTGGTGGACGTGGAGGGGTTCGGCGATGCGCGCCGGACGTTGCCCCACCAGGTGGCGACTCGGGCCGGGCTGTACCGGGTGGTCGCCGACGCCTTGGGCGCGGCCGGCGTGCCATGGGAGGACTGCTACCACGAGGACCGCGGCGATGGCGTGGTCGTGCTGGTTCCACCCGAGTACGCCAAGGCACCGCTGGTGGAGGTGCTGCCGGAAGTGTTGGCACGGGAACTGCGGGCGCACAACGACACCAGCCCGGCCGCCCAACGCACCCGTCTGCGAGTGGCGGTGCACGCCGGCGAGGTGGTCTTCGATCGTCACGGCGTCACCTCGACCGCAGTGACCACCGCCTTCAGACTGCTGGACGCACCGCAGGTGAAGCAGGCGCTCGCGGACTCGCCCGGCCTGATCGCGCTGGTCGTGTCGCGGTGGCTGTTCGACGAGGTCGTCCGTCACTCCGCCGTGCTCGACCCGGCCACCTTCCGGCCGGTGCGGGTGCGGGTGAAGGAAGTCCGGGACACCGCCTGGACGGCCCTGCCCGACTCCCCCTACCCCGCCGATCCGGCCGTGCTCGATCAGCCGTCGGACCCGGTCACGGCCGGCGACACCGGTGGCGCGATTCCCCGGCAGCTGCCGGGGGCACCGGCCCTGTTCGTCGGTCGCGAGGAGTACCTGGCCGACCTGGACCGCGCCCTGACGCCCCTCGGCGACGACCCCGCCACCGCAACGGCGGTGGTGATTTCCGCGATCGGCGGTGCGGGCGGAATCGGCAAGACCTGGTTGGCCCTCCACTGGGCCCACCGCCACTCCCACCGCTTCCCCGACGGGCAGATGTTCATCGACCTGCGCGGCTTCAGCCCCGACGACCAACCGCTGCACTCCTCCGTCGCAGTACGGGGGTTTCTCGACGCACTGGGCGTGGATCCGAGCCGTTTGCCGACCGACCTGGATGCGCAGGCGGCGCTGTACCGCAGTCTGGTCGCAGGCAAGCGGATGCTCATCGTGCTGGACAACGCAGCCACCGCCGACCAGGTCGCGCCACTGCTGCCCGGCACACCGACCTGCACGGTCCTCGTCACGGGCCGCCGCAAACTCGCCTCACTGATCGACCGGCACGGTGCCCGCCACGTGCAGATGGGCCTGCTGTCCCAGCAAGAAGCCCGTGCCCTGCTCACCGAACGTCTCGGCGGCGAGCGGCTGGACACCGAGCCCGGCGCGACGGACGAACTGATCGAACTGTGCGGATGCCACCCACTGGCGTTGGCGATCATGGTCCGCCACGCCTCCACTCTGCCCAAAGTCCCACTGGCCGAATTCGGCGCTGAACTGCGCGATCTCGGCCTGGACATGCTCGATGACGACGATCCCAGCGCAAGCCTGCCCGCAGTGCTGTCCTGGTCCTTGCGCCACCTCACCGAGCAGCAGCAAATGGTGTTCGCGTTGCTGGGCACCGCCCCCGGCCCGGACATCGACCTGCCCGCGGCCGCCTCCCTCACCGGCCTGCCCGAGGCGCGGACACGCAAGGCACTGCGTGTCCTTGAGGACTGCTCACTACTCGACCGTCACCCGCACGGCCGCTACCGGATGCACGACCTGGTACGCGCCTACGCCACCACCACCGCCCATGACCGCCTGCCGGAACAGGAGCGGCAGGCGGCGCTGGAGCGGGTGGTGGACTTCTACCTCCACACCGCGCACGCCGCAGACCAACTCCTCGACCCCAACCGCCCACAGATCGCATTCGGCCCGCCCGCTCCCGGCACCTCGCCCCAGCCACTGCCCGACCTCCCGTCCGCCCTGGCCTGGCTGGACGCCCACCACTCCCACCTGCTGGCCGCCCAGCACACCGCCGCCACTTGTCACCGCCACCAAGCCGTGTGGCACTTGGCCTGGACCCTGACCAATTTCCACCAGCGGCGGGGACACCGGCACGACGAGTTGACCGTGTGGCTGGCCGCCGTCGACGTCACCGCCCACCTGGCCGATCCCCTCACCCGTGCTCTCGTCCACCGGTTCGTCGGCCGCGCCTACGCCGTGGTGGGGCGGCACGAGCAGGCCATCGGGCACCTGGATCAGGCACTCTCCCTGGCCAGGCGCCATCACGAACCCACACAACAGGCCCACACACACTTCACCCTCGCACGGACCTGGGGACAACAAGGGGACTACCGACGGGCCTTGGAGCACGCCGAGGATGCGTTGACCCTCGTCCGCACTCACGGCACGCCGCTGGGGGAAGCCGATGCGCTCAACCAAATGGGTTGGTACGCCGCCTGCCTGGGTCACTACGACACCGCCCGCGAGCACTGCCAGGCCGCTCTCACCCTGCACCGCCGGCACTACAACCCGGTCGGCGAGGCGGCCACCCAGGACAGCCTCGGCTACATCGCCCACCACACCGGCCGCCACCGCGAAGCCATCCACCACTACCGACAGGCCCTCACCCTGCGCCGCACCCTCGGCAACACCACCCAAACCACCGACACCCTCGACAACCTCGGTCACCCCCACGCCGCCCTCGGCCAACACCAACAGGCCCGCTCGGCCTGGCAGGAAGCACTGACGCTGTACCGGAAGCAAGGCCGCGACACCGATGCCCGACGCGTTCAACAGCAACTCGACGACCTCGACGCCGCCACCAACCACCACCACGGCGCAACCACCGACCCTCCACCGCCGGCAACCCCGACGGGAAACAATCACCGATAA
- a CDS encoding dihydrofolate reductase family protein: MGKVVMYGSVSVDGFIADEHDQPGPLFDWLTGGDVPLDDSGALKVSQTSYDYTRPYWDRIGVTVAGRHVFDLTDGWDGKPPSGIDHVVVVTHRPAPEGWAPEAPFHFVDGVEAAVARAQELAGDPVVEVAAGDVGGQVLAAGLVDEVRMDVVPVVFGSGKRYFGSVHAQHLLEDPDVVIRGNRVLHLRYRVRR, translated from the coding sequence GTGGGCAAGGTGGTCATGTACGGCTCGGTGTCGGTGGACGGCTTCATCGCGGACGAGCACGACCAGCCCGGACCGCTGTTCGACTGGTTGACGGGCGGCGATGTCCCGTTGGACGACAGCGGAGCGTTGAAGGTCTCGCAGACCTCCTACGACTACACCCGGCCGTACTGGGACCGGATCGGGGTGACGGTCGCCGGTCGCCACGTCTTCGACCTGACGGACGGCTGGGACGGGAAGCCCCCGAGCGGGATCGACCACGTGGTCGTCGTGACGCACCGGCCGGCGCCCGAGGGCTGGGCCCCCGAGGCGCCGTTCCACTTCGTCGACGGCGTCGAGGCGGCCGTGGCCAGGGCGCAGGAGCTCGCGGGTGACCCCGTGGTCGAGGTCGCCGCCGGCGACGTCGGTGGCCAGGTGCTCGCGGCGGGCTTGGTCGACGAGGTGCGTATGGACGTCGTGCCCGTCGTGTTCGGGTCCGGTAAGCGCTACTTCGGGTCCGTCCACGCGCAGCACCTGTTGGAGGATCCCGACGTGGTGATCCGGGGCAACCGGGTGCTTCACCTGCGCTATCGGGTGCGCCGTTGA
- a CDS encoding DUF4192 domain-containing protein, producing the protein MSAPTPEPAPSTSPLDNAAPAKLNNPGDLIAAAPHLMGYYPIDALVVNIIVGTTVEMTMCCDLPLDTLPESLTGHLATIVTRYPDALVIGVVVGGGTPVGHTLPRDILVTRLRDAISGHNASLNMFWTPAITAGARWYDYDNPSHAGTVPDPKTTVLAVQAAVQGQRTLDSRADLAALLRPDPQDVLARRATVIKTLLTRPGRRRSASHSYRLVIEQVQRTPERSEALSDHDIAALAVALTDYTVRDACIATATGEHAHAAEQLWTELTRQCPAPQRAEPAALLAMSAYLRGNGGLASLALDRAQTAFPGHRLTRLLRAALDSHMPPDTLRPLVHQAAQDAKRMGLTEPS; encoded by the coding sequence ATGTCCGCCCCCACGCCCGAACCGGCCCCGTCCACGTCCCCGCTGGACAACGCCGCACCGGCCAAGCTGAACAACCCCGGCGACCTCATCGCCGCCGCACCACACCTGATGGGCTACTACCCGATCGACGCCCTGGTGGTCAACATCATCGTCGGCACCACCGTCGAGATGACCATGTGCTGCGACCTGCCCCTCGACACACTGCCCGAAAGCCTGACCGGCCACCTCGCCACGATCGTGACGCGCTACCCCGACGCCCTGGTCATCGGTGTCGTCGTCGGCGGCGGGACACCGGTCGGGCACACCTTGCCCCGCGACATCCTGGTCACCCGACTGCGCGACGCCATCAGCGGACACAACGCGTCACTGAACATGTTCTGGACACCGGCGATCACCGCCGGAGCCCGGTGGTACGACTACGACAACCCCTCCCACGCCGGCACCGTCCCCGACCCCAAGACCACCGTGCTCGCCGTACAGGCCGCGGTCCAGGGCCAGCGCACACTCGACAGCCGGGCAGACCTGGCCGCCCTGCTGCGGCCCGACCCCCAGGACGTGCTGGCCCGCCGGGCGACGGTCATCAAGACCCTGCTCACCCGGCCCGGTCGGCGCCGATCGGCAAGCCACTCCTACCGCCTGGTGATCGAGCAGGTACAACGAACCCCCGAACGGTCCGAGGCGCTCTCCGACCACGACATCGCCGCCCTCGCGGTGGCACTGACCGACTACACGGTGCGCGACGCGTGCATCGCCACCGCCACCGGCGAGCACGCCCACGCCGCCGAACAGCTGTGGACCGAACTCACCCGACAGTGCCCCGCCCCCCAGCGCGCCGAACCGGCCGCACTGCTGGCCATGTCGGCCTACCTGCGCGGCAACGGCGGACTCGCCTCCCTGGCGCTCGATCGCGCCCAGACCGCCTTCCCCGGCCACCGGCTCACCCGACTGCTGCGCGCCGCCCTCGACAGCCACATGCCCCCGGACACGCTCCGTCCCCTCGTGCACCAGGCGGCCCAGGACGCCAAACGGATGGGCCTGACCGAACCCTCGTGA
- a CDS encoding ParB/RepB/Spo0J family partition protein: protein MTVNVVAERDTIPDSAPEGSATVEDAMSVAAPPEVEVEVEVEVEPAYPYLKRGVDPRELRAQGNTREVGDIRLKRPELVASVTEHGLNPMVSIVNVAPDPVDGALRVLVGFHRTAAAIAVKELENPELLIDVLVHAPGTTRDVLVAQGIENIHREGYTQAEEAGLYQQLSLSGMGEAEIAQTLTRKIERVQAGLAVASNPRTRAASEALPGTDLLTMAQLAEFDGDEQAHQTLLEVLTRDPRNFEWTLGQLRRERAQRATLAEEVARFTGLGYAIVESTSGLPEDCASLDELCTGEDATALDPTGHGDCPGRAVAVWVDRDLEVEVTHFCAEFTRHGHHTIASVKIAQVQERLRADGVPVVDPDTDGVAYLDELLAAEHAERALTATEHAGCPGHAACVEHEYDRPEPDIHYVCTDYTAHGHVLRTARTARPEPDSAFKAGERKRAEENNKRWRDAKTDRRAWLRKYFAERTSPKLKAKDITLPARVHHWLGLADVLAGDYLSDAAPLHRYACTLLTLGESKDHRRELHPITVQLRRKDTTEPRAILIRLALVVGACEQHWDLGYTDKSADASWRRPSEDTRFYFALLDALGYPLSHIEQLVNNPELDHDKWPHLVPADIGDAPAA from the coding sequence ATGACCGTGAACGTTGTCGCCGAGCGCGACACCATCCCCGACTCCGCCCCTGAGGGTTCTGCCACCGTCGAGGACGCCATGAGCGTCGCCGCGCCGCCCGAGGTCGAGGTCGAGGTCGAGGTCGAGGTCGAGCCGGCCTACCCGTACCTGAAGCGTGGGGTCGACCCGCGCGAGCTGCGGGCGCAGGGCAACACCCGCGAGGTCGGCGACATCCGCCTTAAGCGCCCCGAGCTGGTGGCATCCGTCACCGAGCACGGCCTGAACCCGATGGTCTCGATCGTCAACGTCGCCCCCGACCCGGTGGACGGTGCGCTGCGGGTGCTCGTGGGGTTCCACCGCACCGCCGCCGCGATCGCGGTCAAGGAGCTGGAGAACCCCGAGCTGCTCATCGACGTCCTGGTCCACGCGCCCGGCACGACCCGGGACGTGCTGGTGGCGCAGGGCATCGAGAACATCCACCGCGAGGGCTACACCCAGGCCGAAGAGGCCGGTCTCTACCAGCAGCTGTCCCTGTCCGGCATGGGCGAGGCAGAGATCGCGCAGACCCTGACCCGCAAGATCGAACGTGTGCAGGCCGGTCTCGCGGTCGCGTCCAACCCGCGCACGCGTGCCGCCAGCGAGGCCCTGCCCGGCACCGACCTGCTGACCATGGCGCAGCTGGCGGAGTTCGACGGCGACGAGCAGGCGCACCAGACGTTGCTGGAGGTCCTCACCCGCGATCCGCGCAACTTCGAGTGGACTCTCGGGCAGTTGCGGCGCGAGCGCGCGCAGCGCGCCACGCTGGCCGAGGAGGTGGCGCGGTTCACCGGGCTGGGCTATGCGATCGTCGAGAGCACGAGCGGCCTGCCCGAGGACTGCGCGTCCTTGGACGAGCTGTGCACCGGCGAGGACGCCACCGCGCTCGACCCGACCGGACACGGCGACTGCCCGGGACGTGCGGTCGCCGTCTGGGTCGACCGCGACCTGGAGGTGGAGGTCACGCACTTCTGTGCGGAGTTCACGCGGCACGGTCACCACACGATCGCCTCGGTAAAGATCGCGCAGGTACAGGAGCGTCTGCGGGCCGACGGTGTGCCGGTCGTCGATCCGGACACCGACGGGGTGGCCTACCTGGACGAGCTGCTCGCCGCCGAGCACGCCGAGCGCGCCCTCACCGCCACCGAGCACGCCGGCTGTCCCGGTCACGCCGCCTGCGTCGAGCACGAGTACGACAGGCCCGAGCCGGACATCCACTACGTCTGCACCGACTACACCGCCCACGGTCACGTCCTGCGCACCGCGCGGACCGCGCGGCCGGAACCCGACAGCGCCTTCAAGGCCGGTGAGCGCAAGCGGGCGGAGGAGAACAACAAGCGGTGGCGCGACGCCAAGACCGACCGTCGGGCATGGCTGAGGAAGTACTTCGCCGAGCGCACGAGCCCGAAGCTCAAGGCCAAGGACATCACGCTGCCGGCGCGGGTGCACCACTGGCTCGGGCTGGCCGACGTGCTGGCCGGCGACTACCTCAGCGACGCCGCACCCCTGCACCGCTACGCCTGCACGCTGCTCACGCTGGGCGAATCGAAGGACCACCGGCGGGAACTGCACCCGATCACGGTGCAGCTGCGCAGGAAGGACACCACCGAGCCGCGGGCGATCCTGATCCGCCTCGCTCTGGTCGTCGGTGCCTGCGAACAGCACTGGGACCTCGGCTACACCGACAAGAGCGCCGACGCCAGCTGGCGGCGCCCCAGCGAGGACACCCGCTTCTACTTCGCGCTGCTCGACGCGCTGGGCTACCCGCTCTCCCACATCGAACAGCTGGTCAACAACCCCGAGCTGGACCACGACAAGTGGCCCCACCTCGTCCCCGCCGACATCGGGGACGCCCCGGCGGCCTGA
- a CDS encoding helix-turn-helix domain-containing protein: MPAAFWNHPDLRQAIDARDIGAVIRSYRTHPHHLEPIRQATAAAWIGLSPTRLSRIENGEPVNDLTKLVRWAHILRIPHHLLWFRMPDARPEESASGTRAVEPRKPAQDTIMLPVLINGTPVLLPLDRRVLLEAELDLPVPPDGDAMSPLSRRSMLTHGIAVTALPSTGFDETHRVADAVVDANRRPDGDVVEHLNRRIDTAMAQDRVAGARETMPTVLGIMNTIEVGARDVTPSARRELLAVGARGAELCGWLYRELHQPAAGYGWLDRGMEWAQEAGDTAMQGYLLLKKSQMAYDDRDASRVATLASAAADGPYALPAKVRAEVLQQQALGMAMTGEPLHAVERTLDQAEKVFDQSADEHRQDALGVYFTTHTLRLRHANCLAEAGSPTRASDLYARILADTRLPKRNAALHRARWALTLARSGEPDEAATLALEAVHAAKATASRRTLRTIGEVATALKPWKARTAVRDLGNALRD, from the coding sequence GTGCCTGCCGCGTTCTGGAACCACCCTGACCTGCGCCAAGCCATCGACGCCCGCGACATCGGCGCTGTCATCCGCTCCTACCGCACACACCCCCACCACCTCGAGCCCATCCGCCAAGCCACCGCTGCGGCTTGGATCGGCTTGTCGCCCACCAGGCTCAGTCGGATCGAGAACGGCGAGCCTGTCAACGACCTCACCAAGCTCGTGCGCTGGGCGCACATCCTGCGCATTCCCCACCACTTACTCTGGTTCCGGATGCCCGACGCACGCCCCGAAGAGTCCGCGTCCGGAACACGGGCGGTCGAACCACGGAAACCGGCGCAGGACACGATCATGCTCCCGGTGCTGATCAACGGGACGCCGGTGCTCCTGCCGCTCGACCGCCGCGTACTCCTCGAAGCGGAACTGGATCTGCCTGTGCCTCCGGATGGGGATGCCATGAGCCCTTTGAGCCGTCGTTCGATGTTGACCCACGGCATCGCCGTCACGGCATTGCCGTCGACCGGCTTCGACGAGACACACCGCGTCGCCGACGCGGTGGTCGATGCAAACCGCCGTCCGGACGGCGACGTGGTCGAGCACCTCAACCGCCGGATCGATACGGCGATGGCACAGGACCGCGTCGCCGGTGCCCGCGAGACCATGCCGACGGTGCTCGGCATCATGAACACCATCGAGGTCGGCGCCCGAGACGTGACACCATCCGCCCGTCGCGAACTGCTCGCCGTAGGCGCGCGAGGCGCGGAACTGTGCGGCTGGCTGTACCGCGAACTGCACCAGCCCGCTGCCGGGTACGGCTGGCTCGATCGCGGTATGGAATGGGCACAGGAAGCCGGCGACACCGCCATGCAGGGCTACCTGCTGTTGAAGAAGTCGCAGATGGCCTATGACGATCGGGACGCCTCCCGGGTCGCCACCCTCGCGTCAGCCGCGGCCGACGGGCCCTACGCACTCCCCGCCAAGGTCCGCGCAGAAGTCCTCCAACAGCAGGCACTGGGCATGGCCATGACCGGAGAGCCCTTGCACGCTGTCGAACGCACGCTCGACCAAGCCGAAAAGGTCTTCGACCAGTCTGCCGACGAGCATCGCCAGGACGCGCTCGGCGTCTACTTCACGACCCACACCCTGCGGCTGCGCCACGCGAACTGCCTCGCCGAGGCGGGCTCGCCCACGCGGGCCTCCGACCTGTATGCCCGCATCCTGGCAGACACCAGGCTGCCCAAACGCAATGCAGCGCTCCACCGGGCCCGCTGGGCGCTCACACTCGCCCGCAGTGGTGAACCCGACGAAGCGGCCACCCTCGCGTTGGAAGCGGTGCACGCGGCCAAGGCCACCGCTTCGCGGCGCACACTACGCACAATCGGAGAAGTCGCGACGGCCCTGAAACCGTGGAAAGCGCGAACAGCGGTGCGGGACCTGGGCAACGCGCTGCGAGACTGA
- a CDS encoding Crp/Fnr family transcriptional regulator: MSATRPATHLSPEDPVRSAIEAVNNPVVFPRRHVIFTEGEPGDRLYLVQTGKVKTSRRTLTGREHLLTLHGPTDLFGELSVFDPGPRTCTATTVTEVHALSIDRPALRQWITHRPELAEHLLQALARRLRRTNATLTDVIANDVPGRVAKALLQLAHRFGSQDGGLLQVTHDLRQEELAQLVGAARETVNKALADFAHRGMLRLEGKTVLILDPQRLARRTR; this comes from the coding sequence ATGTCCGCTACCCGACCCGCCACCCACCTGTCGCCCGAAGACCCGGTGCGCTCCGCCATCGAAGCCGTCAACAACCCCGTCGTCTTCCCCCGACGCCACGTGATCTTCACCGAAGGCGAACCGGGCGACCGGCTCTACCTCGTCCAGACCGGCAAGGTGAAGACCAGCCGCCGCACCCTCACCGGCCGCGAGCACCTGCTCACCCTGCACGGACCGACCGACCTGTTCGGCGAGCTGTCCGTCTTCGATCCAGGCCCGCGCACCTGCACCGCCACCACGGTCACCGAGGTCCACGCCCTGAGCATCGACCGCCCCGCCCTGCGGCAGTGGATCACCCACCGGCCCGAACTCGCCGAGCACCTGCTGCAGGCCCTGGCGCGCAGGCTGCGCCGGACCAACGCGACGCTCACCGACGTCATCGCCAACGACGTGCCCGGCCGAGTGGCCAAAGCCCTGCTCCAGCTCGCGCACCGCTTCGGCAGCCAGGACGGCGGCCTGCTCCAGGTCACCCACGACCTGCGGCAGGAAGAACTCGCACAACTGGTCGGCGCGGCACGCGAGACGGTGAACAAGGCCCTGGCCGACTTCGCCCACCGCGGCATGCTGCGCCTGGAGGGCAAGACCGTGCTCATCCTCGACCCGCAACGCCTCGCGCGACGAACGCGCTGA